In the genome of Caldisphaera lagunensis DSM 15908, the window TAATAATAAAAGAAAAACCTGATGCAATTATACATATAGCAGGTATGGGAGATGTTGATAACTGTGAAGTAGAAAAAGAAAAATGTTTTAATTCTAATTATTTATCAACATTAAATATAGTGAAGGTTTCAAACGCATTCAATATACACATGATCTATTTATCAACAGACTATGTATTTGATGGTCAAAAAGGTAATTATAAAGAAAATGAAACACCAAATCCAATAAATTATTATGGATTAACAAAGTTATTAGGAGAAAGTTCGGTAAAGACTTTAACTAATTACGCCATAGTTAGAACTAGTACTATTTATGGTATAGGTATTGGAAGATCAAATTTTGCAATGTATTTAATAAATAAATTAAAAAATGGAGAAGAGATAAAGGCTGTAGTTGATCAGTTCACATCACCGACGAATACAACTCTTTTAGCCAAAGCGTTGATAGAAATAGCAGAAAAGAGATTAATAGGGGTTTTTCATGTTGGAGGTGAAAGGTTAAGCAGATACGAATTTGCCGTAAAACTAGCAGAGAAAATGGGTTTTGATACTGATTTAATTAGAAAAACATATATAAATGAAATGAAATGGAAAGCTAAAAGGCCTATAGATTCTTCTCTTAATTTTGATAATACAAAAAAGTTTATTGATATTAATTTTTATGAGACAGAAAATGCTTTAAATATATTGAAAAGTGAATATTATTCTTTAAAGGTAGAAAAGGATAACTAAATAAAAATAATTTAGTTTTTAAGTTATAGATCATAATTCATATATAGTTTACAAAGTTTTAAAAAGATTTATTTTTGATCATTTAAATAGTATAATTATAAGGAAAAAAGGCATTTTTTTAAATTATTACATTATATACTCTTCTTTGATATATTTGGGTTTATTATTTAATAAATTTAAACAATATTAATACTGCAAAATAGTAACAACCTTAACAGAATTAATACTTATAATTTTATTCAATTTTTTAGCCATACTAATTATATAAATACTAGTTTTTATATTACAAAATAAGGGAACTGCTAATGAACAATCAATTCATCTCAGTCATAGTTACTGCTCATAATAGAAAGAAATATTTACCATATGCTTTGCAAAGTTTAGAAAAACAAACCTTAGATAAGGATAAGTTTGAAGTAATTGTTGTAAAAAATTTTGAAGATCAATTATCTGATAAAATAATAGAAAGAAATAATTGGAAAAATATAGTAACAGAAGAGAACAATACATTAGGAGAAAAACTTAGTTTAGGTATAGATGAATCTAAAGGAGATATAATAACCTTTTTGGAAGATGATACGTATAAACCAGAAAGGCTAATGTATATATATAAAAGCTTTCAAAAAATAAAAACCTAATATATATATAAGTAATAATTTTGATGTAATTGATGAAAATAATATAATAGATAGAAAATTATATGCCGTTAAACCTTCATTTAACATAATAATGAAAAGTGATGACCCTAGATGGGAAAAAATTATTGCAAAATATGAAATTCATTTCAATAATAGTTCCATTGCTGTAAATAGAAATATAGCTGAAAATATTAAAGGTCTAAAAGGGAATTCGTTTGATACGGTTATTATGGTAATATCATCATTTAGTGAAGGTCTTTTATTCTATACAAGTAAAAGGTTAACATATTATAGAGTACATACTAATAAAAATGTATTAAAAAATCAAAATAGCTATGAACAATTATACAATACAAATACGTCATCTACTTTTTTAGCAAATTATCAATCTTTTCAAACAGATATTTCTTTTTTTAAAAAATTTCAAAATAATTGTGAAAAATCATCAAATGTGTTTTGCGAGAAATTAGCATTAGGTTATTTAGCCAACATATGGGCTTTAAATCTTGATAGTAAACAACTAAAATTACCTATTTCTCAATGGAGAATATTAAAATTTGCTCTATTACGTTCAATTTTATCTGGTACTAGCCTATTTAACATATTTATAAATCTTGCAAAATCATCTTTTTTTGTATTTAATAAGAATTTACCTTCAACACTTAGTTTATTCATAAAAAATATGACAGAAAAGATTAATAAATATCTTGATGATGAAGATAAACTAATCCTATATACAATAAAAAAGAATGAAGGGATTATGGATATAAATCAAATAATGATTAAAACAAATATTTATAAAAATAAATTTAATAGAAAACTATCAAAACTTATTGATTGGGGATGTTTAGAAGAAGTTCATTTTGATAGAGTAAAAAAAAAAGAATTAAATAATAATTTGATAAAGCTTTCTAAAGAATTGCAGATATTTATTAACTTTATTTCTTTTATTTCATAGTTTCTTTAAATATCTTTGCATATTGTTTAGCGACATTATCCCATGAGCTATGAATTCTTATAAAACTTTCAGTATTATCAAAAAGATCTCTTGTATTATCTGTTTTTGAAAGCTTAATTATTTCGTTTGCAAATGATTTAAAATCAAACTCGTTTACAATCCTAACAGGT includes:
- a CDS encoding glycosyltransferase family A protein, with the protein product MNNQFISVIVTAHNRKKYLPYALQSLEKQTLDKDKFEVIVVKNFEDQLSDKIIERNNWKNIVTEENNTLGEKLSLGIDESKGDIITFLEDDTYKPERLMYIYKSFQKIKT
- a CDS encoding SDR family oxidoreductase yields the protein MKLLITGITSLPGYKTVIEGIEKNHEIVGIYHEKIPDLKIKLIKADLTNKMLTQDIIIKEKPDAIIHIAGMGDVDNCEVEKEKCFNSNYLSTLNIVKVSNAFNIHMIYLSTDYVFDGQKGNYKENETPNPINYYGLTKLLGESSVKTLTNYAIVRTSTIYGIGIGRSNFAMYLINKLKNGEEIKAVVDQFTSPTNTTLLAKALIEIAEKRLIGVFHVGGERLSRYEFAVKLAEKMGFDTDLIRKTYINEMKWKAKRPIDSSLNFDNTKKFIDINFYETENALNILKSEYYSLKVEKDN